One window from the genome of Nicotiana tomentosiformis chromosome 5, ASM39032v3, whole genome shotgun sequence encodes:
- the LOC104094952 gene encoding succinate dehydrogenase [ubiquinone] iron-sulfur subunit 3, mitochondrial, with amino-acid sequence MSRNIVKEGVKKLGRLIKKDKFPILEGHPIAQQHGQEAVKSVGNLKNAMKLADKAKKKEFRIYRWSPDYPNQKPFLQSFFVDLPSCGPMVLDALQKIKGEEDSSLSYRRSCREGICGSCAMNIDGVNTVACLKPIDTDTSKPTTITPLPHMFVIKDLVVDLTYFYQQYKSIEPWLKTRKPPPDGREYRQTPEDRKKLDGLYECILCACCSASCPSYWWNPEEFLGPAALLHAYRWISDSRDDFANERLQALTEDRERLYRCRTIKNCAACCPKSLSPANAINKMKIRHLSDKPVEHLEAEPEPRFGQA; translated from the exons ATGTCAAGAAACATAGTAAAAGAAGGGGTGAAGAAGTTGGGGCGTTTGATAAAAAAAGACAAGTTCCCTATACTTGAAGGGCACCCCATTGCACAACAACATGGACAAGAAGCCGTGAAATCTGTTGGGAACCTGAAAAATGCCATGAAATTAGCTGATAAAGCTAAGAAGAAGGAATTCAGAATCTATAGATGGAGCCCTGATTACCCTAACCAGAAACCCTTTCTTCAATCTTTCTTTGTTGATCTTCCCTCCTGTGGACCCATG GTTCTGGATGCATTGCAAAAGATAAAAGGAGAGGAGGATTCAAGTTTGAGTTACAGGAGGTCATGTAGAGAAGGTATATGCGGATCATGCGCAATGAACATAGATGGTGTTAACACAGTAGCATGCCTCAAGCCTATTGATACCGATACTAGCAAACCAACTACCATCACTCCTCTTCCTCACATGTTTGTCATCAAAGATTTGGTGGTCGATCTCACTTATTTCTACCAGCAGTACAA GTCTATAGAGCCATGGTTAAAGACACGAAAGCCTCCGCCAGACGGGAGAGAATACAGGCAAACACCCGAGGATAGGAAAAAACTTGATGGCTTATACGAATGCATATTGTGTGCTTGCTGCAGCGCTTCTTGCCCTTCTTACTGGTGGAATCCTGAAGAGTTCCTTGGACCTGCTGCTTTGCTTCATGCCTATCGATGGATCTCGGACAG TCGAGATGATTTTGCGAATGAGAGATTGCAGGCATTAACAGAGGATCGAGAGCGTTTATACAGGTGCAGGACTATAAAAAACTGTGCGGCATGTTGCCCCAAGAGCCTTAGTCCTGCTAATGCCATAAACAAGATGAAGATTAGGCATTTATCTGATAAGCCAGTGGAGCATCTTGAAGCTGAGCCTGAGCCTCGTTTCGGACAAGCTTGA